Proteins encoded in a region of the Cryomorphaceae bacterium 1068 genome:
- a CDS encoding efflux RND transporter permease subunit produces the protein MEDKNDIFFVRRPIVAIVIALFMIIIGGVSILGLPIEQYPNITPPVVRVSTSFTGANAVSVEQSVASPLEQEINGVENMLYMKSTNANDGTMSLDVTFDLGTDPDMNTVFTQTRSSAATPKLPEEVKRIGVKTQKSMPNILMLISMTSPDGRYDQSTLGNYAIINVKDELARIKGIGRVDVLGASDYSMRIWVKPDRLAKLGITIPEITTAIQEQNVISPGGKFGAEPAPKGTEFTYTVRLPDRLVTEKEFEEIVIRSAADGSQVRIGDIARVELGVESYNAFTRLNGEQCALLSIYQAPGSNAVVLAEDVIAAMDKMAENFPEGIGYTVSLDATEPITAGIDEIIETLIIALILVVLVVFIFIQDWRATLIPTLAIPVSLVAAFMFFPLLGFTINTLSLLGLVLAIGIVVDDAIVVVEAVQVNMDKGMSAKQATSAAMREVTAPIIATTLVMIAVFVPVAAMAGITGKLYQQFAITIAVSVVFSSINALSLSPALCSLILKPKSKESEEKKPGPLQRFFNSFNRGFDKTTESYSATARVVTGKFKRGIVYVVIAGIAAGVFGSLVPGGFLPEEDQGYFYVNIQLPNASSLQRSDAVSERIENLLMEREDVEYVTTVAGFSLLAGAMIPNTSFMFVKLTNWDLREKTVAEVMREVNVMLSQNINEAQAMAFGPPAIPGLGNGSGFSLILQDRGGNDPVYLAQNTYKFIAEAQKRPEIASAFTTFQATVPQRSMEVNTDKILKSGVAIGDVYSTFAAFLGGAYVNDFNRFGRLYKAYVQAEPEYRQNEHGLELFYVKNKEGESVPVSTFVTVKNTSGPDYTNRFNLLRSTEITGSPAQGFSSAQALDALEEVAAETLPDDMTYSWNAMSFQEKKSSGQAGIVFAFSLLFVFLILAAQYESWSMPFAILLGTPFALFGAFLFLWFFRLFSESYLTNIFAQISLVMLIAMAAKNAILIVEFAKMKFDEGLSLIEAAVAAAKLRFRPILMTVFSFILGILPLLLASGSGAEARKVMGVALLGGMGIATALGIVFYPMLFVLVGKVAKYEQNRDAELIKEGGAS, from the coding sequence ATGGAAGATAAGAACGACATCTTTTTTGTCCGTAGGCCAATAGTCGCCATAGTCATTGCTCTCTTTATGATCATCATCGGTGGCGTATCGATTTTGGGGTTACCGATCGAGCAGTATCCGAACATTACACCACCCGTTGTGCGAGTGAGCACCTCTTTTACAGGAGCGAATGCCGTAAGTGTGGAGCAATCTGTCGCCTCACCTTTGGAGCAAGAAATCAACGGCGTAGAGAATATGCTCTACATGAAGTCGACCAATGCCAATGACGGTACAATGTCTTTGGATGTGACTTTCGATTTGGGTACTGACCCTGATATGAACACGGTTTTTACTCAAACAAGGTCATCGGCGGCTACTCCAAAACTCCCTGAAGAAGTTAAAAGAATCGGTGTTAAGACCCAAAAGTCAATGCCCAACATTCTCATGCTCATTTCTATGACATCTCCGGACGGGCGCTATGATCAAAGCACCTTGGGTAATTACGCCATTATCAACGTGAAAGATGAGTTGGCGAGGATCAAGGGAATTGGCCGTGTGGATGTACTCGGAGCGAGTGATTACTCTATGAGAATATGGGTCAAACCTGATAGATTAGCCAAATTGGGTATCACCATTCCCGAAATAACCACCGCTATCCAAGAGCAAAATGTGATCTCTCCCGGTGGAAAATTCGGAGCAGAACCGGCACCAAAAGGAACCGAATTCACTTACACCGTTCGCCTGCCGGACAGATTAGTTACGGAGAAAGAATTTGAAGAGATAGTTATTCGATCTGCCGCTGATGGAAGTCAGGTTAGAATCGGAGATATTGCTCGCGTCGAACTCGGAGTAGAGAGCTACAATGCTTTTACTCGTTTGAATGGTGAACAATGTGCCCTCTTGTCGATCTACCAAGCTCCCGGTTCTAATGCGGTAGTCTTAGCAGAAGATGTAATAGCTGCCATGGATAAGATGGCTGAAAATTTCCCGGAAGGTATCGGCTACACCGTTTCTCTGGATGCGACAGAACCCATCACCGCAGGGATAGACGAAATCATTGAAACGCTTATTATCGCGCTTATTCTGGTTGTGTTGGTAGTGTTCATCTTTATTCAAGACTGGCGCGCCACACTTATCCCAACATTGGCTATCCCCGTTTCGTTGGTCGCGGCCTTTATGTTCTTCCCCCTATTGGGATTTACCATCAATACACTTTCTCTTCTCGGTTTGGTATTGGCCATCGGAATCGTGGTAGATGATGCCATTGTGGTGGTGGAGGCTGTGCAAGTGAATATGGACAAAGGAATGTCTGCCAAGCAGGCTACTTCTGCTGCCATGCGCGAAGTGACAGCCCCTATTATAGCCACCACCCTTGTGATGATTGCAGTATTTGTGCCTGTTGCCGCAATGGCGGGAATTACGGGTAAACTCTACCAACAATTTGCCATCACCATCGCAGTATCGGTTGTTTTTTCATCCATCAATGCACTGAGTTTATCACCGGCCCTCTGTTCGCTTATCCTCAAACCTAAGAGCAAAGAATCCGAAGAGAAAAAGCCAGGCCCTTTGCAACGATTTTTCAATTCGTTCAACCGAGGTTTTGATAAAACAACGGAATCATATTCAGCCACAGCGCGAGTCGTTACCGGTAAGTTTAAACGCGGAATAGTTTACGTGGTTATTGCGGGAATTGCAGCGGGTGTTTTCGGCTCACTCGTCCCTGGAGGCTTCTTACCGGAAGAGGATCAGGGCTATTTTTATGTCAACATTCAGCTGCCCAATGCATCTTCTCTTCAGCGAAGTGACGCCGTTTCAGAAAGGATTGAAAATCTGCTCATGGAACGCGAGGATGTAGAATATGTAACTACCGTCGCAGGATTCAGCCTCTTGGCAGGTGCAATGATCCCAAACACCAGCTTTATGTTCGTGAAATTGACCAATTGGGATCTTCGAGAGAAAACAGTAGCAGAAGTGATGCGGGAAGTCAATGTGATGCTTTCTCAAAATATAAATGAAGCTCAGGCAATGGCTTTCGGCCCGCCTGCCATTCCGGGACTAGGAAATGGCTCTGGTTTCAGTTTGATACTGCAAGATCGTGGGGGTAATGATCCGGTTTATTTGGCACAAAACACTTACAAGTTTATTGCTGAAGCTCAAAAAAGGCCGGAGATAGCCTCGGCGTTTACCACCTTCCAAGCCACTGTCCCGCAGCGCTCGATGGAAGTCAACACCGACAAGATTTTGAAATCCGGGGTAGCCATTGGCGATGTATACAGCACATTTGCCGCGTTTTTGGGCGGTGCTTATGTCAATGATTTTAATCGGTTCGGTAGACTCTACAAAGCGTATGTGCAAGCCGAACCCGAGTATAGGCAAAACGAACACGGACTCGAACTCTTCTATGTGAAAAATAAAGAAGGAGAGTCAGTACCCGTTTCTACTTTCGTGACGGTAAAAAATACGTCGGGTCCCGATTACACCAATCGGTTCAACCTATTGCGAAGCACCGAAATTACAGGGTCACCTGCACAAGGATTTAGTAGCGCTCAAGCACTAGATGCACTGGAAGAAGTCGCTGCCGAAACGCTCCCTGATGACATGACTTACTCTTGGAACGCAATGAGCTTCCAAGAGAAAAAATCCTCCGGACAGGCAGGAATTGTATTTGCCTTCTCGCTGCTTTTCGTATTCCTGATTCTTGCAGCACAATACGAAAGTTGGTCCATGCCTTTCGCCATCCTATTGGGAACGCCCTTCGCATTATTCGGGGCATTCTTGTTTTTGTGGTTCTTCCGGCTTTTCAGCGAAAGCTACCTTACAAACATCTTCGCACAGATCTCACTGGTGATGCTTATAGCAATGGCCGCCAAAAATGCCATTTTGATCGTAGAGTTTGCCAAAATGAAATTTGACGAAGGCCTCTCTTTAATTGAGGCTGCAGTGGCAGCAGCAAAACTTCGGTTCAGGCCCATCTTAATGACGGTATTCTCTTTCATTTTAGGAATTCTGCCTCTGCTGTTAGCTTCAGGGTCTGGGGCTGAAGCCAGGAAAGTAATGGGTGTGGCACTGCTAGGAGGCATGGGCATTGCCACAGCACTGGGAATTGTCTTCTACCCCATGCTTTTCGTTCTGGTTGGAAAAGTAGCTAAGTACGAACAAAATCGCGACGCCGAACTAATTAAAGAAGGAGGAGCATCATGA